The proteins below are encoded in one region of Planctopirus limnophila DSM 3776:
- the rplU gene encoding 50S ribosomal protein L21 has protein sequence MVFAIFEDGSRQYRVSVGDVLVVDYRKEANLGDVLTFDKVLLANGGADSLIGTPALSGATVTAEVVNSLFKGPKLEIQKLRRRKSSKRHTGHRQKHTQIKVTAVNVPSLAVAE, from the coding sequence ATGGTTTTTGCAATTTTCGAAGATGGTAGCCGTCAGTATCGCGTTTCGGTGGGCGATGTGCTTGTGGTTGATTACCGCAAGGAAGCCAATCTGGGTGACGTGCTGACTTTTGATAAGGTGCTGCTGGCCAACGGTGGTGCTGACAGCCTGATTGGCACTCCAGCCTTGTCGGGTGCCACGGTCACAGCCGAAGTGGTGAACAGCCTCTTCAAAGGGCCTAAGCTGGAAATTCAGAAGCTCCGCCGCCGCAAGAGCAGCAAGCGTCATACAGGTCACCGCCAGAAGCACACCCAGATCAAGGTGACCGCAGTCAACGTGCCTAGCCTCGCAGTTGCTGAATAA
- a CDS encoding Rne/Rng family ribonuclease yields the protein MRKEMLMNVLQPEESRIAILEDGVLEELYVERNSLENYVGNIYKGRIVNIEPSIQAAFVDFGVGRNGFLHVSDVEYQYYKHLVDGPDESFDDDDDEEDEKPRGRPRAPRGLDRTSRGKPPIQEIFRRGSEVLIQVIKEGIGNKGPTLSTYISIPGRYLVLMPGLQRVGVSRKIGDDSIRRRLRQQLKELSPPEGLGFIIRTAGIDRSQKDLQRDMNYLLRLWNVIVKRIRKFPAPVDIYEESDMMIRTIRDIYNSEIENIWIDEPRAYERAKEFMKIVLPRAVDRVQLYDGKEPLFHKHGVEEEIARIQRRHVPLKGGGSIVIDQTEALVAIDVNSGSFRQDENAEENAYQMNLRAAEEIARQIRLRDLGGVIVNDFIDMREERHRRGVERALADAVARDRARTKILRTSPFGLVEMTRQRIRPSLRRSVYEDCPCCAGTGQVKTAESMAIEVMRLLMFHANHQEVTRIVVDVQERVGAYLNNKKRREISQLEEQYEVAISINSLSNVTPEHLRFFCTSESGTEIRFSSPEDSKARR from the coding sequence ATGCGTAAAGAAATGCTGATGAACGTCCTCCAGCCGGAGGAAAGCCGAATTGCCATTCTCGAAGATGGCGTTCTCGAAGAGTTATATGTTGAGCGTAACAGTCTCGAGAACTATGTCGGCAACATCTATAAGGGCCGGATTGTTAATATCGAGCCCAGTATTCAAGCGGCCTTTGTTGATTTTGGCGTTGGCCGCAATGGCTTCCTCCACGTCAGCGATGTTGAGTACCAGTACTATAAGCATCTGGTCGACGGTCCCGACGAAAGCTTCGATGACGATGACGACGAAGAGGATGAAAAGCCTCGTGGTCGTCCGCGGGCTCCACGTGGACTGGATCGGACATCCCGCGGCAAGCCTCCCATCCAGGAGATCTTTCGCCGGGGCAGTGAAGTCCTTATTCAAGTCATTAAAGAAGGGATTGGCAACAAAGGCCCAACCCTTTCGACTTACATCAGTATCCCCGGGCGATACCTGGTCTTGATGCCCGGTTTGCAGCGTGTGGGAGTCAGTCGCAAAATTGGTGATGACTCGATTCGACGCCGATTGCGCCAGCAGCTTAAAGAATTGAGCCCTCCGGAGGGCCTTGGATTTATCATTCGCACAGCAGGGATTGATCGCTCGCAGAAAGACCTGCAGCGCGACATGAACTATCTGCTGCGATTGTGGAACGTGATCGTCAAGCGAATTCGGAAATTCCCCGCTCCCGTGGATATCTACGAGGAGAGCGACATGATGATCCGCACGATTCGCGACATCTACAACAGCGAAATTGAGAATATCTGGATCGATGAACCTCGGGCCTATGAACGGGCCAAAGAGTTCATGAAGATCGTCTTGCCCCGAGCTGTCGATCGAGTGCAGCTCTACGACGGTAAAGAGCCGCTCTTCCATAAGCATGGTGTCGAAGAAGAAATTGCCCGCATTCAGCGGCGTCACGTTCCGCTTAAAGGTGGCGGATCGATTGTCATCGATCAGACGGAAGCACTGGTGGCCATCGACGTCAACAGCGGCAGCTTCCGTCAGGATGAAAATGCCGAGGAAAACGCTTACCAGATGAATCTGCGCGCAGCCGAAGAAATCGCCCGGCAGATTCGTCTCCGCGATTTGGGTGGCGTGATCGTTAACGACTTCATCGATATGCGTGAAGAACGTCATCGCCGGGGTGTTGAGCGAGCATTGGCTGATGCCGTGGCCCGCGATCGTGCCCGTACCAAGATTCTCAGGACCAGCCCCTTTGGTCTTGTGGAAATGACAAGGCAGCGGATTCGCCCTTCGCTTCGCCGCAGTGTCTACGAAGACTGCCCCTGCTGTGCCGGAACTGGTCAGGTCAAGACTGCCGAAAGCATGGCGATTGAGGTCATGCGGCTACTCATGTTCCATGCCAACCATCAGGAAGTGACGAGAATTGTCGTCGATGTTCAGGAACGCGTGGGAGCTTACCTGAACAACAAAAAGCGACGAGAAATCAGCCAACTCGAAGAGCAGTATGAAGTTGCGATCAGCATCAACTCACTCTCGAATGTGACACCTGAACATTTGCGATTCTTCTGTACGAGTGAATCGGGAACCGAGATTCGCTTTTCTTCCCCGGAAGACTCGAAAGCGCGTCGCTAG
- the ptsP gene encoding phosphoenolpyruvate--protein phosphotransferase — MLVKHGIAVSPGVAIGQSMVLGAESFRIPQRFVSVSAVDAEINRFRISLQAVCTEIEENERVARERLGKQYAAIFTAHLMMVQDHRIVDEIELLVRQKCFSPEFAVSRVFRQYAKKFQNLGVPYLAERATDIFDLEKRVLRQLLGERREELRNIQAPVLILAHNLTPSETASLDKAYVLGFATEVGGTTSHTAILAGALELPAVVGVGNFLSDVAGADTVIIDGSHGAVIIDPDAETLARYRAVEQEHRNFSNRLEAIRTLPSVTLDGVGISLYGNIEFPHEAASARQRGGEGIGLYRTEFLYLDASAEPTEEDHYRSYCEVLKAFPDRPVVIRTLDLGADKLPIGFRMEYPEGVNPALSLRSIRLSLQHLDLFRTQLRAIARAACHGDLRIMFPLISTLLELRQAKMILGDVLEDLEEQGIAYRRDIPVGMMMEVPSAAIMAEQFAREVDFFSIGTNDLIQYTLASDRGDPRIANLYRAGDPAIIRLIQIVVKAGQSRGIPVSVCGQMSSDPLFVPLLVGLGLRQLSVTPHLIPEIKELIRKLTISKAENLANRVLRMETANDVESFLRGEHRKLSPESPA, encoded by the coding sequence ATGCTGGTGAAACACGGGATTGCCGTCTCTCCAGGAGTAGCCATTGGTCAGTCGATGGTGCTCGGGGCTGAGTCTTTTCGAATTCCTCAACGCTTCGTGAGTGTTTCAGCCGTCGATGCTGAAATTAATCGCTTTCGCATCTCGCTGCAGGCCGTCTGCACAGAAATTGAAGAAAACGAGCGTGTCGCCCGCGAGCGTCTCGGCAAACAGTATGCAGCGATTTTCACAGCTCATCTGATGATGGTGCAGGATCATCGGATTGTCGACGAAATCGAATTGCTCGTCCGGCAGAAATGCTTCTCACCCGAATTTGCCGTCAGCCGCGTGTTCCGTCAGTACGCCAAGAAGTTTCAGAATCTTGGTGTCCCTTATCTGGCTGAGCGTGCGACCGATATTTTTGATCTCGAAAAGCGAGTTCTCCGGCAATTGCTGGGAGAACGGCGGGAAGAACTGCGAAATATCCAGGCGCCAGTACTGATCCTCGCACATAACCTGACTCCCAGTGAGACCGCGAGCCTCGATAAAGCCTATGTTCTTGGGTTTGCGACGGAAGTTGGCGGTACCACCAGCCATACAGCCATTCTGGCCGGCGCGCTGGAACTCCCGGCTGTGGTGGGAGTGGGGAATTTCCTATCGGATGTTGCCGGAGCAGACACCGTTATTATTGATGGCAGCCACGGTGCTGTCATTATTGATCCTGATGCAGAAACTCTGGCTCGATACCGTGCGGTTGAGCAGGAACACCGCAACTTTTCCAATCGCCTGGAAGCGATCCGCACTCTGCCGAGCGTCACACTCGATGGCGTCGGAATTTCACTTTACGGCAATATTGAATTTCCGCACGAAGCGGCCTCGGCCCGTCAGCGGGGTGGCGAAGGAATTGGCCTGTATCGCACCGAGTTTCTCTATCTGGATGCGAGTGCCGAGCCTACAGAAGAAGATCATTACCGCTCGTATTGCGAAGTGCTGAAAGCGTTTCCCGATCGTCCAGTCGTCATTCGCACTCTCGATCTGGGAGCAGATAAACTCCCGATTGGCTTCCGCATGGAATATCCGGAAGGGGTGAATCCAGCACTGAGTTTGAGAAGTATCCGTCTCAGCCTGCAGCATCTGGATCTCTTTCGCACTCAGCTTCGTGCGATTGCACGAGCTGCCTGTCATGGTGATCTCCGCATCATGTTCCCGCTCATTTCCACATTACTGGAACTGCGGCAAGCGAAAATGATCCTGGGAGATGTCCTTGAAGATCTGGAAGAACAAGGGATTGCCTATCGACGTGACATCCCGGTCGGCATGATGATGGAAGTCCCGTCAGCAGCGATTATGGCCGAGCAGTTTGCCCGCGAAGTCGACTTTTTTTCCATCGGAACCAACGATCTGATTCAGTACACGCTGGCCTCTGATCGCGGCGATCCGAGGATTGCCAATTTGTATCGGGCCGGCGATCCGGCGATCATTCGGCTGATTCAAATTGTGGTCAAGGCTGGCCAAAGCCGGGGAATTCCTGTATCAGTATGTGGTCAAATGAGTTCTGATCCGCTTTTTGTTCCGCTTCTGGTGGGGTTAGGCCTCAGGCAACTGAGTGTGACACCCCATCTGATTCCGGAAATCAAAGAGCTGATCCGTAAGCTCACAATTTCAAAAGCAGAAAACCTGGCAAATCGCGTTTTGCGAATGGAAACAGCGAACGATGTGGAAAGCTTTCTTCGCGGAGAGCACCGGAAGTTGTCGCCAGAATCGCCAGCGTAA